Genomic segment of Salvia splendens isolate huo1 chromosome 12, SspV2, whole genome shotgun sequence:
CACTAAATTCCTCTTGACCTACTTTTCTTTCTCCACAAAATTTCAACCTTTTCAATTTTATAACAGTTTCTGTAAATTGCCGGTTTAGACGCCACAAACACCTGTGATTAAGCCAATTCTTTTCCCCCTAAACCAATTTCAAGAATTGACACTCTTTACTTGGTTTTTCAGTGTCCTGTCAATATTTGATTggttatttgtttattttcttttgataACATTGTTTAAATCTTTTGCCAATCGGTCGGTGGGTATATCTTTTTTCTTCAAGCTCTTTAATTCTGACCCCTCTACCACAATAAATTGGGACCCAAGTTCAGAATcttcataatttcatatttcaaaTCATTTCCCCATTATTTACCCTTTTCAAAAAAAAGTAGAAGTAAAAAGTTAagtattcaaaattttaaaaaatcctaATTATAAAATACTCCTTCATTGTCTCTTTAATTCTAACTCCACATCTCAGATTTGACAGAGaaaaaaagaagcaaagccgcatttcatcaaacaccttGCCTTCATCCACATGAAGACCGGCGCCAAATTCATCGTTCTCCACCACGGAGCGCCGGCGGGGCCTTCCCACCGCGCGTGGCTCTTCGTCTTCgtcctcttcttcatcttcacctTCGCCTTCACCCTCTTCACCACCAGGGACGCCGCGGCCAGAACCTCCGCGGCTGCCGAGAATTCCAAATCCAGCCTCCCCAACTCCGTCTTCGACGCGCTCCTCCACTACGCCGCCCTCAACGCCTCCTCCACCGGCCGCATGTCCGGCGACGAGCTGAGCACCGTCGCCGCCGTGCTCCGCCGCTGCGCCGCGCCCTGCAACCTCCTCGTCTTCGGCCTCAGCCACGAAACCCTACTGTGGAATTCCCTCAACCACAACGGCCGCACGGTTTTCGTCAGCGACAGCGCTTACCTGGTGTCGAAATTGGAGGAGAAGCAGCCGTCGATCGAAGCCTACGACGTCCAATTCACGACGAAGGTGAGCGAATTGTACGATCTGATCGAGTATTCGAAAGGGGAATTGAGGGGGGAGTGCCGGCCGGTGCAGAATCTCCTCTTCTCCGATTGCAAATTGGCCGTCAACGACCTGCCGAATCACCTGTACGACGTCGCTTGGGATGTGATCCTGGTCGACGGTCCGGCGGGGTACTCCGGGGCGGCACCGGGGCGGATGTCGGCGATTTTCACCGCCGGAGTGATGGCGCGGAGCAAGAGGGGCGGCGCGGCGGAGACGCACGTGTTTGTGCACGAATTCGATCGGGGGGTGGAGAGGGTTTGCAGCGAGGAATTTCTGTGTGCGGAGAATTTGGTGGAAACAAAAGATTTGTTGGGGCATTTCGTCATCGGAAAATTTGAGGATAATAGAAATAGGGTTGGATTCTGCTCAGTTTCTGCTTCATCCACTGTTCCTCAGAATTCAATTTgatcttcttttttcttttttttttcaccttttttaccttttttggAAGGTAACTTTGAGTGCAACTGTAATATTTATATAGGATTTTAAATGTTAAATATATTAGCAATATTATgacatcaaaattttcattttcgttACTCTAATTCAAGTTCATTACCCTATTAGGAAATAAATtactcattttatatttttatcgttcaattttagtaatttttcagcaatttaaaatctaaatttatttctttatttacatttttagaAGTGTGCGACaatctataattatttaatgtgCATGtgataatgattttattttaagaCATAATGGAGACGATTAGACACCAAATATAACCAACCTAATGTCGTTTGTCGAATTCCCAACAAATTTATACGCAATTAAAGAATGGAAGTCAGAGGCAACCATCACTTTCTCCAAATTTAAGCATGCTTGTTTAATATGGGTCATTATCTGAAAAAATCTTCAAATTTATTGAAGGGAGTATCACTAATTATGATACTACTTATTTATAGTCAAAGGTCTATGATTAAATTAATATGGATTAGTTACTAAATATGTACATATTTGACATTAATTACACGTGTTGTCCTCCTAAAATTAACCTTGGGTGAAAAAACGTGAAAGCCATGTACTTCTAAATTGTGTGGTTCATTTCACGTTTCATGTACTTTTCATGTTATTTTAGGACCCTAGTAATTTAGCATGGACCATTTGAGTTTTgaatatttgaataattattgTTGCTTTGTTTGTTTCCGTCCGCAAGATTTTTCTTGTAGtgacacttttttttttctcgtaAAATACACAGACCATGATTTCATTTAATTTACATTTATTTCATATGCCAAACACGGAGTACCAATTTTGTAACCAAATGAAGAAAAAGTAaacagttttttttttgtaattttgtttttagGCAGACTCCAAATTTAGTTAATAACGTTTGTTAATGCTGAAACTGAATAATGGTTTTGCAATTTCGTGGAAAAGggtttataaaaagaaaaaggaaaggaaaagcgaGGGAATAGTTGTATTAGGCTGTCGGTGCGTTCGTACACTTGATATAGAATCATATTCTATGTCTTGTACTACATCTTGTCATATTgtagtaatagtagtattaaataatttaattttggttagaagtagtattaaataatttaattttggttAGTGCTGGTAAAGAAATATACTTTTGTAAGTAACCACTTTCATAAAATTTAATGCTTGTTAATACTCCATAATATATGTTCACATAGTCTAGAGATTCTATGCTTTATCCAATATACTACCATGAAATCTACAATATACTCATCCATATCCATCAATTTGAATGTGTTTAATATAGTACTACATATTTTAAAATCATTTAATCAAAGTCGGTATAGATGCAAGGAACTAATAACCAAACGTCTGATTAATTTAAATCAGTTCCACtatataattttcaaatttatttaatttttttataaattgttaTGCATTATAATATTATCCGAattatttacaaatttattCTCGAATTAATTTTAGAAGCCGCAATCACctactcattttttttttcatcccCCCAGGGTATATATGACCATGTTATTGTATCATAGTCTGCAaatcatatatttttattaaaggtTCTTTCTTTAAATGCATGGCATAGATTTACACAGGGGTTAAATGTAAAATTGCATGATTTGAGGGATAGTTTGGCAATTTTAGttgtttatttaattaacaTGAGTGAAAGGAAGGACCCTCCGCAACTAACAATCCACCAACAAtctttctctcattttttttagtttagatTCTATGCAAATTCAGGTTAAGATGGGAATAATTATCAATCTATATTTCTATCTTTTCTATTTGTTTCTCAACTGTTAATTTTCCTTCTCTTATTCTACACATAATTCATTTATATGGTGCACTTTTTTGGgtcaataaatataaatataaagatCGCATCACAATAATCTCGAATCTTAAACTTTTGCTCTCATACATTAACACAATATTGCACTATTATCTTTCTCTGTGTGATAGTTCTTTGTTTCATTGAACATTTTATAACACATGTCACCACATGCTTTACAATTACGGACATCCTGATTTTCAAATTattgtagtactattattttagaACCAAGTACTACTTTTTTGAGTTTGGTATATATGGAACAATGTATAGGCAATAATATGATCAATGAGTGCAGTTATTTCCCTTTTATGTGGACAAGATACATTGCTTGAGTTTTGTCAACTGTAATATGAGATTTAAAATGTAattggagtataattttgtgGTTTCTACACAATTGTTAAATGGAGTTATTGCTCGTTGATGATCTGTTTTTTTACTACttatctattttcatttttatactattattatgtGTTTCCTCACAAAAAAAGGTTATAGGGATTCCTTGATTTATCTTACTATTCTAATACTCCGTTTTGGAGATTACGTCGAAGAGCCATGTATATTAATTAAGAATtgaataaagataaatatacataaattataGTACACTCTAACATTTAAATTCAGCTAAATTAAATTACCAAGTAGTTTgtcattaattatattattctatagcaaaataaaaagaaatgatatgaaaaaatgataacaaattttcacatgatttcaaacttATTTCTTAATAATTACACAGTACTcattaagaaaatttattttttcttaaattttatttatatttaatttaaaattttcctcaattattttaaaattaatagtatagtagtataatttattttaaattaaataatattcatatattagttttcaatataaaatatctaaaacaTTCAATTATGTATGTGTTACTTAATACATTAACCCCTACCCACTAAAATTACAGTATACGGTATTATTTCCTTaggaaaaattaaaacatttctATGAACTATATAAATTTTTGTATTCCCTCGTTttttatagttgagtcatttttttcacttgttttaagaaattaataataaatatttaagtgGAAgaaagtaaggtaagagaaaaaataaaatagaggagATTAttcttcattattttattttctctcttattttattcttttccagtttaattatttaatggagtattattatttttttaaatatatgacaaaaatattttattcagTTATGTTGTGAGATAGAATACTACTACcaattagtaattttaattgTTGCTTAATTGAATCCTCTCGAATGGAACGAGTCGtttcaaggaagatgacccctgcTTTGGGTGGCATGAAAATTTATGTTACTTTATTTTGGGTGTAAAGTGAAACGTGTAAAGTAAGATGtggaaataaaatagagataaaagtatttttatttttaataataaattatcttAGTTGGGAAAcactaaaaaaaatagtgaatatatttaatggacggagggagtacatgggCTACATGTGGAATTTGACAACGAATGTCACGTGTGGGATACGGTCTCTATATTACACAATCACGTTACACGCGTGACAAAAAGATAGCTAGCTAGTACGTGTCCTATTCCCATTTGTTGACAACTTGACATCATTAtaagattttaaaattatgCTAAACAACCTTGAGGTATTCAAGATCATTTAATACTAAACCGCCACCTTTTTtcctaaatttttataattttttccgATCTAATTCTTATTAACTGagactttttttctatttattttaaaaaatgatattaataaacaattaaaaataataatagacAGAATAATGTAATTAAGACCCTTCTCtacattttctctcttattttactttctttatACTttaactactccctctgtcccacctTAAGAGTCTCGTtgacttttctgcactcgttttataaaaatggtaataaataattaaagtgtagATATGGTAAAATAAAAACGAGATCAATGCAGAGAAGTACTTACTATTATATTAGGATTGACAAAAAATAGATATTACTTGTATTTTATGGAGTATCATATAGTACTACCTCTTTtccaatatttttataatttatattaggAGTACTACTTTGTTCGATTTGGGGGAATTAtcttttataaaaattgttggTAGATTTTTTATTGAGTGGAAAAATGATTCAACGCGGTAAATGAGGAGTGAAAATATAATATAGGTGTGTGGTGTGAtgtgtaattaattaaatgtgaTTTACCTCATCACTATTGGTATAACCAAGAAAATTTTATAAAGGTATAAATATAAAAGACTAAAGAGTGTAGAATCTGATTTATTAAAATGAAAACCGTATACTcagtatttattttgtttaattatcaTGTTATGTATTGTAATTTTGGTAGATAGAAAGAGTATTATACACATTTTAAAACAGCATACAGCTTGAAAAGAATTAAGTTTTCaatgaatttaaatatatgtttaattaaaacataaaCTAGCGTAAGGATGAAAGATAAGAGatgaattttttaaaagtaattcAATTATAGTATTAGTTTAAAATTGATCCACGCTTGTGCAAAATCCTAAACCGCACCTAGGCGTAAGAACATATATTTTGAGATAACAAATTCAAAGGAACCTTTTATACAATTATACAcgaaaatagtactagtacattcttaaaatgaaaaaagttgTCGGTGAATGGAGActaaacaataaaataatggaACTAATTATTTTTCTGCAATAGAAATATATAAACATATAGCGAGCGAGTGAAGTTGGTGTATGCAATATTAATGGTGTTTGCACGGACGTGGCCAAGAGGCAGGAGAATCACAAATTGCTGTCCCATTTGAGATTCggtattttataatttaatttttgatttCATTATAAATAAAGATTCAAAAATTATTGTAAGAATTAAATGGAATGCATTAATTATTTAGATGTATATGATTCATCCTATTCATGCGCTAATGGGTTATTGAGCAaactcaaaaaataaaaataaaaaaaaatactccatccatccataaaaaatagtctaatCATATTATTTTGGGATgtctacaaaaaataattttatttaaaaaaataaaaaaattctctctTACTCTATCCATTTATTCTTCTATCTCTTAATTTATCCACTTTTTCTCGTTTTTTTGCTTTACAAATTTCTCCTTAAGACCCGTACCATTcataaatgagactatttttttataaatagagggaGTGGATAAATTCAGAAAGTATATCTTTTTCAAAATTCGTGAAACAAAAGTAAATACTTTTTCAAATATCTTGTTAGAGAATATGTAAATATatcttttcaaaatttaagaaaGTACATTATATTTGAAAGAATGGCTAAggatattttttaatactattaaggatgctaatttgtgtttctaacTATGTTACCAACACCTCATAAAGTGTCTTTATTGTTGGTATTCCAACTATAATTAGAGGACACAAATAAAAGCgtcctaaaataataaaaaagattaatttaattttaatttacggACATTTACTTTTGCGTCCTAAATTGtagttatttataattatttcaaacgctagtaattgcgtctcaatttttgtattattaaaagAATAGTTTTTTTAGTTGTATAATAGTGGAGTAGGGTATTATACCACTACAAAAAACTATTCTTTTACAGAtacaaagtttcaatttttctcaattgtcacATTCATGCACAAAATGTCGTCTTTTAACTATATACAAAAGatgtgttttattttaaaaagtttttttttctttaaaatttcatatgttcttattttattgaaatgTTATCGTTTTTAACATCACCAAAAGACGACGATTTAAGTATGAAtgagaaaattgagaaaaaaaaaattgaaacttcgtGATTTAATCTTCCGATCTCAAAGTTCATGGTACATACCTGAATTTCATctaaacttcatgatttaaatgACCATTAGCCTTATTTTTAATTAGTTgttctaatttaattaactgttttttttatttgatgtattttgcttggttttttttattacttttttatttttagaatgtATATAGTATTATGT
This window contains:
- the LOC121756858 gene encoding protein IRX15-LIKE-like, whose amino-acid sequence is MKTGAKFIVLHHGAPAGPSHRAWLFVFVLFFIFTFAFTLFTTRDAAARTSAAAENSKSSLPNSVFDALLHYAALNASSTGRMSGDELSTVAAVLRRCAAPCNLLVFGLSHETLLWNSLNHNGRTVFVSDSAYLVSKLEEKQPSIEAYDVQFTTKVSELYDLIEYSKGELRGECRPVQNLLFSDCKLAVNDLPNHLYDVAWDVILVDGPAGYSGAAPGRMSAIFTAGVMARSKRGGAAETHVFVHEFDRGVERVCSEEFLCAENLVETKDLLGHFVIGKFEDNRNRVGFCSVSASSTVPQNSI